The following DNA comes from Acidicapsa ligni.
CATGCTGCGGGAGATACCGCGTTGCAGGCGATTGCGGATCTCTTCCGGACGAACATTCGGACGGACGATATTGCGTGTCGTTACGGAGGCGAGGAGTTCACGATTATTCTTCCTGACGTGAGTGGCGCTACAGCGTATGACCGTGCGGAGACGGTTCGCAAATCGGTGACCAGCCTTAAAGTTCCATTGGAAGATGAGACTTATGGAGAGTTTTCTCTATCGATTGGCATTGCTCTGTATCCGAGTGACGGCGAGACGGCGGACCTACTGTTGCGGCGCGCAGACCAGGCGCTTTATCGCGCCAAGCGAGGCGGACGGAATCAAGTGGTTGTGTATGAGGCTGGATCTGCGGTTGCGGTACAGAGTTAGTCTTATTTTGAGATTGTTATAGATCTTGTATCGGCTAATTTAGAGCTATGGCATGGAAGCTATGCCTGATTCCCAGGGTGGTGTGTTCGATGTGGATCAGGCTTGCAGGTTCGGGTATGTGGGGCTATAGAACTGGATCTATAAGCCCATATCGGATTGATCGGGAGTGCCTATTTGCTGTGGGCTTCTACTGCGGTATGGGTTGGCAGAGCGGCTTCTACTTCTGCAGCCTTGACTCTTCTGTTTCCACCGTGCAGCAAGGGCTTTTCCATGAGGTACCAGGATAGAGTCGCGTACAGTGTGCTGCCGGCGAAGGCGATAACGGCAATAACATAACGCTGATGCAGGTAGCGCTCGGCTAAGACCAACATGCCGTCGTGGATGAGATAGAAGGAATAACTGATCCTGCCGAGGAAGAGCATGGGTGGCGTGGACAAGATCCATGTGTATCTGCCGCCCAGTGCCCAGAGGAAAACTCCGGTAGCAGCGAGGAGAGATATTTCCAGGGTGATGACGTTGCCGCGGATGGTGCCGTCTGCGGTCGAGAAGCCGGGGTGATACTTGTTGAGATAGATCATCAACGGTGGGGTGAGGATCGTTAGAATGAGCGCGAGATAGCCGTATTTCTTGATTTTTTCGCTGTGACTACGCCAGAGAAAAGTGATGAGAGCGCCAGTGGCGAGGCAGTCCATGCGGAACGGTGTTGATTTGTAGACGAACCAGCGGGAGGCATTCCAGGGTACGTGATCGGTCCACGGTGTCAGGACTCCGCGAAGTAAAGGAGCTGCAATAATCATCGCGACGAGAAGGGCTGGGAGTCGCTTGGGCTTCAAGAAAAAAACAGCGAGTGGCCAGACAATATAGAACTGTTCTTCAACGCCGAGTGACCATAGAGGGCTGAATGCGGGTAGCTGGCGATCTTTATAGAAATAGCCTACGTAATTGGTGAGGCCGATGAACATGTACCAGTGCTGCATCCAATAAACGCCGAAAACCAGCGATGCTACGAGGAGGAGTAGCAGGTAAGGAGGCACAATCCTGCGAACGCGGCGCGCATAGAACTGAGCAATGAAGGATTTGAAGTTATCCTTTTGCATGTCCAGAAGGATGCCGGTGATGAGGAATCCTGAGAGTACAAAGAAAATATCCACGCCCATCCAAAGCATTCGAATGTCGAGGGCATGGCGCAGAAACACCGCGATAATCGCGACTGCGCGCAGTCCATCCAACTGCATAATTCTTTTACTCATACTCGAAGAATATATGAAGCGAGCAGGTGAAGCTAGTGGGATTTAACGTAGTTTAACTTAGCTTGGTTTCGTGTTTCATTTCATGGTTTGGCAGAAGGCTGTGTTGCTTGAGGGAGGTAAAACTGGGTGTGGTTGGTTTGGGGTGATTGTGTTTTTGTTGGGGTGGAGAGGGAGATTCCCTTCGGGAATGACGGACAGAAGGGCAAGGGCAACGGCTAACAGCAACGGCAACGGCTAACAGCAGATTCCCTTCGGGAATGACAGACAGAACTGCAACGGCAACAGCAACGGCAAAAGATAAGGGTAAAAGCAAAGGCTAGGGCTAGGGCTAGGCTAAGAGCAAGAACATCGTTCTGAACTTTGATGCTGTATGTGAGTTGATCCATTACTTAAAACTGGTGCGGTTATGGATTCGGGCGGTGGGATGGTACACTCGCTGCAATTTCCCAAATGTTAGCTAAAGTTTTGAGTGCTGCAGTTTATGGCATCGATGCGAATCTTATCGATGTTGAGGTGGACCTGAGCGGAACTATTGCTGAGGAAGATCGGTTTCATACGGTTGGGCTGCCGGATGCGGCAGTACGGGAGAGCCGCGACCGTGTGCGGGCGGCGATGAAGAATTCGGGGTATTTGATACCGCCGACGCACATTACGATCAACCTGGCTCCTGCGGATATCAAGAAGGAAGGCGCGGGATTTGACCTGCCTATCGCTATCGCTATTCTGAGCGCGTACGGGGCGCTGCACTTGAAGGATCTAAGCCCGTTTTTGCTGGTGGGCGAGCTGGGCTTGGACGGTAGTTTGCGACCGGTGCCGGGGGTGCTTTCGATTGCTGTGCTGGCGCGTGCGCGAGGTATCGCCAACCTGATACTGCCTGCGGTGAATGCAGCGGAAGCTGCGGTGGTTGAAGGCGTGAATGTTTACCCGGTTGCGACTCTTGCCGAGGTGATCGAGTTACTGAATTCGACATTGATGGGAGAGGTGCAGAGGCAGCCGTTTCGCGTGGCGACGGACGAGTTGCTGAACGAATTGCATCACTATGCAGCTGACTTCAGCGATGTGCGTGGACAGCAGACAGCGAAGCGTGCGCTGGAGGTTGCTGCAGCGGGTGGGCACAACATTCTGATGATTGGGCCGCCGGGGTCGGGCAAGACGATGCTGGCGAAGCGGCTGCCTTCGATTCTGACGCCATTGACTTTTGACGAAGCGCTGGAGACGACGAAGATTCATTCGGTGGCGGGAGTGCTGGACGCGGCGCAAGGTTTGGTGGCGCAGAGGCCGTTTCGGGCTCCGCATCATACGATTTCGGATGCCGGGCTGATTGGAGGCGGAGCTGTGCCGCGGCCGGGCGAGGTTTCGCTGGCGCACAATGGGTTGCTGTTTTTGGATGAGCTGCCTGAGTTTCCGCGCAACGTGCTTGAGGTGATGCGGCAGCCGCTGGAGGATCACACGGTGACGATCGCCAGGGCGTCGATGTCGCTGACTTTTCCGGCGCGGTTCATGTTGGCTGCGGCGATGAATCCGTGTCCCTGCGGGTATTTCAATGACAAGTCGCGGGAGTGCAATTGCACTCCGCCGATGATTCAGCGCTATGTGGCCAAGGTTTCGGGGCCGCTGCTGGATCGAATCGATATTCATATCGAGGTTCCGGCGGTGCAGTACAAGGAGTTGCGTGGTGGGGCAGCGGCGGAGGGTTCCGCACAGATTCGCGACCGGGTTATGCGCGCCAGGGAGCGGCAGCGTGAGCGGTTTCAGGAGGCGGGAGAACGCATCTTTGCCAATGCGCAGATGGGGACACGGCAGATTCGGGCTTACTGCGAGCTGGGCGCGGATGCGGAACGACTGTTGGAGCGGGCGATGCAGCAACAGGGATTGAGCGCGAGGGCGCATGACCGAATTCTCAAAGTGGCACGGACTATTGCTGATCTGGAGGGTGCTGCGGGGCTGGCGGTGAGCCACTTGGCGGAGGCGATCCAGTATCGGACGCTGGATCGAAGTTATTGGGCGTAGATCGGTTCCGGGCCATGATCGGGTCGTGCCAGGACCTATCGAGCCATGATCGGTATTGGGTCATGATCTCGTTACTTAGGGTGTAGTTCATGGCTCGGGAGTCGTATTTTGCGTCGTTTCTATGCGTGATAACTTGTGTTGAATTCGATGTACAGGTTTTCAGTATCTTTGCGGAAAAGGTTGATAGATATGACGATGATTCAATCCAATTCAGACGCGCTCCTGGTGGCGATTCCGATGATCGGTATATTGCTTGGGGGCTATTTCAGGCTGGATGAGATGCTGATCAGGCCGAAACAGCAGGTCGAACAGAGGCGGCAGTTTTCCGCTCTCAATGAGCATGGGCAGCCGGTATGTATCGATCCGGACGGCAGGATTTACGAGGGAAAACGCAGGAATTATTGATCGCGCGTCTTGTGGAAGATACTCAGAAATGGCGAATGGCTGGTATTTGGGCCACTATTATATGTAGGGCCGACGCGCAGAAATCGTTGCAAGAAGGACAAAAGGGAAGAGCGTTCCCAAATTTGACAGGTAAACTCTAAAGTAGGGCTGGCTGGAGATGGCAGTTTCATAGGATAAGCTTCTTGTTTTCTATGGAAATCTTCAGGAATAGAGGGTAGGCCGCATAAATGTGCTATAAAAAAGGGTTGACCTAGGAGCACTGTGGGTATAGATTCATGAGTGCTAACCAACAAGGCAGACATCGCGTAGACCTGTAGGGGATGCGCTCTGCGTCGCTTTGATTCCGCGTCATCTTATGTTGCGGTTCACCGGGAGTATCGGTGCGACCGATAGTGTGTTTATCCGGTAGTTGTTGGATATTGCCGGATTTGATTGGCAGGCTGGATTCAATTGATCCAGATTGAACATTGCAGTTTCTGCGGTAGCAATATCGTGGGAGTGAATTATGAGAAGGGTGTCAAAAATGAGTTATCAGAATAGCAGCAACTTTTTGAACTCTATCCCCTTTTTTTGCGTCTAACAAATGTCTGTAAACAAAAAGGGCGTGCCGCTCAACGGGCGTCCTCTGCACCGGTCAAGCCGGGCAGTGATCACCACAAAGGAGAACGATGCATATGCGCTCGGAACTGATTTTTGGGGCACTTACTCACGTGTCCAACCGCTACCAGTTGTGCCAACTGGCGAGCAAGGCAACCCGTAAGTTGCACAAGCCGAACAGCCGGCTGCAGGATACGACGAACGAAGTTCTTTACCGCTTTCGTAATGCCAATCCTGGTATGTCGGCGCCGATCACGGAACCGGAAGCTCAGCCAGTAGAGCAGCGCCGCGCAGCTTAAGCGCGGCCTGCAAGGCCTGCCGTAACCACAACCCCGCCTTTTATTTCCCCGGAGTTCCCTCCAATCCATCCCCCTCCTATCCTCCTAGTCGCAGGTATCCATGACCATTGCTGAGTTAAAAGAGAAAAACATCACCGAATTGAGCCGCATTGCGCGCACACTGGACATTCCCGGCGCTAGCGGTCTCCGCAAACAAGACCTTATCTTTAAGATTCTGCAGGCGCAGAGCGAAAAAGAGGGGCATATTTTTGCCGAGGGCGTCCTCGAAATCCTGCCTGACGGTTATGGTTTTCTCCGTTCTCCGGATTACAACTATTTGCCCGGCCCGGATGATATTTATGTCTCCCCGTCCCAGATTCGCAAGTTTGACCTCAAGACCGGCGACACGATCAGCGGCAATGTTCGTCCGCCACATGAGGGCGAGAAGTACTTCGCACTGGTTAAGATTGAAGCGATCAACTTCGAGTCTCCTGAGGAGACGCGCAACAAGATTCTTTTCGACAATCTGACGCCGCTTTATCCACAGGAACGCATCAAGATGGAGACTGTTCGCGAGCAGACGAGTGGCCGCGTGATGGATCTGTTGACGCCGGTGGGCAAGGGGCAGCGCGGTTTGATCGTAGCTCCGCCTCGTACAGGCAAAACGATGCTGTTGCAGTCGATTGCCAACTCGGTGACGACCAACCATCCTGAGGTTGTGCTGATCGTACTGCTGATTGATGAGCGTCCGGAAGAAGTCACGGATATGCAGCGGTCGGTGAAGGGCGAAGTCATCAGCTCCACCTTTGATGAGCCGGCGGCGCGCCACGTACAGGTCGCCGAAATGGTGATTGAGAAGGCCAAGCGCCTGGTGGAGCACAAGCGTGATGTGGTGATCCTTCTGGACTCCATTACGCGTCTTGCCAGGGCTTACAACACGATTGTGCCGCCTTCGGGCAAGGTACTCTCGGGCGGTGTGGATTCAAATGCGCTGCAGCGGCCGAAGCGGTTCTTTGGCGCGGCTCGCAATATTGAAGAAGGCGGGTCTTTGACGATCATTGCGACGGCTCTTGTCGATACTGGTTCGCGTATGGACGAGGTCATCTTTGAAGAGTTCAAGGGCACGGGCAATATGGAAGTGATTCTGGATCGCAAGCTGGTTGATAAGCGAGTGTTTCCGGCAATCGACATTCAGCGCTCGGGCACCCGTAAGGAAGAGCTGCTTATTCCCAAGGAGGATTTGCAGCGTATCTGGGTTCTGCGCAAGGTGCTGAATCCGCTGTCTCCTGTGGAAGCGATGGAACTGCTGGTGAGCCGCCTTGAAAAGGTGCGCAACAACGCAGAATTCCTGCAGAACATGAACCATCTGTAGAGTTCTCTCTAGGGTTCAAGGCGGGAAGGGGAGTTTGCTTCCAGGTGCATGCAAGGCTTTCCACTGCACCTGTTTGCGGATTTCCCTCTCGCTGATAGAATAGAAAAGTTGTTTCCCAATGTGGGGCTGTAGCTCAGCTGGGAGAGCGCCTCGTTCGCAACGAGGAGGCCAGCGGTTCGATCCCGCTCAGCTCCACCAAATAAATATCAAATTTATAATTCGAAAACCTGGGGCCAACTTGTCCTCATTCAATACCAGAATTGAGAAATCGGATACTTATCCGATTTGGCGACTACTCGGACAGGCGCAGGATCAGTTGTCGGCGACGACAGGAGAAGCATCCGGATGCTTCTCGAATGTCCAACTCTCCCAAAGCCAATGGGGACGTGCGGTCACCCGTGCAGTTGCCTGATACGAAAGCATTGACCGATACCATCGTTCAATAGATTCTCCTCTATACGTCTGCATTCATGACAATTGTGCGGCGCCTCGGAATTAAGCGAAAAAGCACTGCGCTTTGGAATTGCGAGCTGAAGAAGTTCGATGTGCATCTTCGGATCGAAAGTGTCGGACCAGAGGTGCGTGCCCGAATTCGTACGGAACTGCTGTGCCTGATACTCCGTATCAACGGCATATCAGATTCGAGGATATTGCTTTGCCTCTGCGACTGCGCCCACATCGCTCTGCAAACTGCCTACGAATATGCGGATCTGGATTGGTCTATTCCGAATACCGTCGACAGAGGGTCTCGATATGATGGCTCGAGCTTGAGGTTTGCGTTACTGCACGTCGAGCGTAATGGTGGCGGATTGTTGGATATTGCCGCTGGTCGCCGTTACTTTCAGGGTATACGTCTCCGGCGGTGGCGAGGAGCCTCGGCTGTGACCGCCGCATCCTGTAAGAACAGCGGCCACAGGCACACAAATCAGAGCGAGCGATAACAGCCTCAGCATCTGGTTCATCCTGCGTCTGGATTTGCGCATTCCTCCGGCAGCGAAAAATGGAAGAAACAGAAGAGCAAGTGTTATTGGCGGCAGCTTTCTTCCTAAAGCAGGAGCAGGCTGTATCGCGGCGGAGGCGGGTGCCTGGATGGTCAGGGTGACAGTCTGTTTTCCTGCGTTAGCTGCGACTGTAGCGGGCGAAAAGGTTGCCGTCGCCCGGGGCGGAAGTCCACTGATGGAAAAATTTACCGGACCCGCATAGGAGCCATAGAGCGGATCCAGGTTGAACGGATAACTAACCGAACTTCCTGGAGTAACGGTCAGAGTGGTCGGTCCCGATATGGTGAGACTGAAACCGAGCGGAGCTACGGTCACGGTTGTGCCTGCGGAGGCATTGCTGCCTGCGAAGTTTGTGTCACCACTGTAGGCAGCAGTCAATGTGTGGGTCGTTCCGGCCGCAAGGGATATGGTGGCATAACTGGCTGTGCCTGCAGAAAGAGTCGCGGTGTTTAGCAGGGATGTGCCGTCGTAAAAGCTTATGGTGCCGGTCGGCGTGCCGGATGTAGCAGAACTAACCTGCGCGGTCAGAGTCACGCTCTGGCCTGGAGTGGTTGAAGTGCTGCTGACCTTCAACGCGGTCGTTGAAGAAGCCTGAGTGATATTCAAAGCCCCATTTGTGATCGCCGCTGCGTAATCAGAGAGATTGGTTCCGGTTACGCTCGGGACGATCGGATACGTTCCGGCGTTGGAGGTGATGGTAGCGGTGGTGCTGAAGGTTTCGATGAAGGTGTCTCCATCTTGCGCGCCAGTTACCTTGCCGCTGAAAGCCGGATTGGGGGTGCCGTAGACCCTGGTTGCATTGTTGGCGGTGATCGTCAGGGCTGGTCGATTGACGATCAGGGTTTGCGTGACCTGGAGCGCAGGCGGATATGTTGTATTCCCGGCCTGGTTTGCGGCCACTATGATCGTGCCTGCCCCGCCCACGACCATTGTGTTGCCGCTGATTGTGCCGGGGCCTGAAACGACACTGAAGCTGACGGGGAGGCCTGACGTAGCGGTAGCGGACAGCACAATGGGAGCAACGCCATAATTTACAGGACTGGCGAGAGTGAAGCTGATGGTTTGTGACGATTGCGCAGGAGATACATTGAAGGCATTGCCTGGAGGCGACGAGATGGCAATCGATCCATTGAGAGTCAAATTCGCAGTAAGGGTATCGCCGGTGCCTGTTGCGCTTACGCTCAGGGCGGAATACGTGGCGATGCCGTTGCTGGGGGAAGTTGCAGCCGATCCGCCGGAAAGCTTGCCATTGCCGGTCAGCGACAGAGGGATCGTCACCGAGCCACCAGTGAAGCCGTTGCCGCTTTCGTCGAGTTGCACGGTGGGAGCCGGACTCATAGATTTGTTTTCCGTCACTGCCGACGGTTGTTGCACGAAGGCCATAGAGTAGTTGGTCTGCACCGCACCCGCATCCTGACAGGTGTTGCTGCCGTAAACAGTCGTACGCGGCAGACCTCGCTGGTCAGTTCCGGCAGCGCTTGAAGGATTGATGGCGCAGATCGCCACGCTGCCCGGCAACGGAATCATTGTCTGCGTAGGGCCACCATAATTGCCCAATGCCGACAGGTTGGCTGCTATTCCGACGATGTTGCCTAAGACGCCATTTGCAGGGCAGTTGCCGTTGCCGCCGGGGTAGATCATGCATTCTGCGCCGGTGTCTCCGGTCAGGATGCTGTTAAAGACCTCAAGGGTGCCATAGTTTGCGATGGTTTCGTCGCCTGAGTTGCTGGTGAAAGTGCTCCCGTTCACGTCGAGCTCGCCGCCGTAATTAAAGATTACGGGCTGGCCGTTGGGTGCGGTATTCCCGAAAACAGTACTGTTGTTCAGACTCACTGTGACAACGTTGAAGAGGATGCTGGCAGAGCCTGAACTGTTCCCGGATAGAGTGCTGCTATTCACCGTGAGATTACCGGAGTTGTTAATCGCGCTACCTTGCTCTGATTTATTGTTTGAGAGCGTGCTGGCGTTTATGGTCAGAGAACCATCGTTCGTAATGAGTCCGCCCGAGCCGCCATTGGTGATGATCAAAGAGGTAATGGACGTATTACCGCCGGACACGGTGAAGATAGATTCCTGGCTATTTGCTCCTCCTCCACCAGATACAGTTACGAGATTGGTAAGCTGCGATCCACTTCCTGAGGTCCTGCCGATGATCGAGGTATTGCCGGGGATGGTGAACGTCCCGGCGCTGCCAAGCAGGATTGTTTTCGCAGCGGCAAAGAGTGTTGCATCGAAGGTGATTTTTCCTGCGACATCGTTGGCTGCATAGAGCAGCGCGTCGCGCAGGCTGCATGCGGCGTCAGTGCCCTTATCCGGATTAGCCTGCGGCGTGCAATTGGCCTTGTTACCGGCATCATCGCTGCTGGTGGTTACGACGAGGTTCGGCGTAGACGCCGCGGAGACAACGATGCCACTGGAGACGCCGATCAAAGTGTTATTGATGGTATCGGTTGCCGTGATTGTCTGTGATCCTGTGGTTCTCAAGGTCGCGGTGTAGGTTCCTGTCCCATTTGTAAGTGGGCTGTCTGCGGGCAATGTCGCGGCTGTGTCGTTACTGGTGAAGTGAAGCGTGGTTGAGTAGTTTGTGACGGGAGCATTGCTTGCATCCAAAGCCTGGACGGTGAAAGAGACAGGTGTTCCTACCGTGGCTGTAGCCGGCGCCGAGACTTCAAGATGTGTCACGGGTAAAGCAGCGACAGTGATGCTTGCCGAAGCGGAATTTCCGCGGGCCTGCGCAGTGATGACCTGGCTGCTTGTATCCACCACTGAACCGGCTGCGATTCCGGTCACACTCACCGACAGCACGCAGGAGGAAGCCTTCGGGATCGTTCCCGCGGTCAACGTGATCGAAGACGAACCTGCTGTCGCGGTTGCCGTTCCGCCACAGCTGTTGGACAGGCTGTTCGGTGTTGTCACGACCAGGCCTGCAGGCAGCGTGTCACTGAAGGCGGTAGTGGTCAACGCTACGCTTGCGTTGGGATTGTTCAGGGTGAAGGTCAGCGTGGTGGCGCCTCTGAAGGGAATAGACGCAGCGCCAAATGCCATTTGCAGGACTGGCGCGGAAACGGGGTTCGCGGATACGGTGAGCATGGCGTCTGGATCTGTGGCGATGGAATAGGCAGGCGCAACCTGGATTGTGGCCGAGAGAGTATCGGTGCCGGGAGCGGAGACCGACAGACTGCTGAAAGATGCTCCGATGCCGCTGACGGTGGTTACCGGACCTAATCCGGTTGCAGCGCCGGTTCCGGCGAATGTGAGAGTGACCGGTACACCACCTGTGTTTTGTCCACTTTCCGTGACGGAGACGATCGGTGTTGGGCTGGGGCCGGTGGGCTGATTTGTCACGGCGTTGTAGCCGGAGCCTGCATTGGTGAATTGCACCGACTGGAAATTAGTCTGGACAGCGCCTAGATCCACGCATGGATGGCTACCGGAGAAACCGGTGTACGTGGTATTGAGACGAGGAAATCCACGCTGATCCGTCGTGATGCCCACGGGTATAAGTGCGGGGGAACCTGCGCAGATCGCTGCGCCGCCTGGCAAGGGAAGCATGGTCGGGGTTGGGCCGCCGAAGTTGCCGATAGACTCGAGCGGCGCATTGATAACGTTGTTTGGAGTGCTGATCAGGTTGTACATGCTCTGCGTGCCGCAGCCGTCGCAGTCGTCACCAGCGGCGGGGGCTGTGTTGCCAGCTACAATCGTGTTCGTCATCGTCAACCGGGCCGGGCAGCTATAGTAGAAACCCTGGTTGTTGTAGATGCCGCCACCTTGACCTTGGGCCGTATTGCCGCTAATAGTGCTGTTGTTGATGGTTATCGTGCCGCAGAGGTTGTGAAGAGCGCCACCGTCACCGGCAAGAGCGGTGCCGCCGTCCCCTGGCGGGGAGGCCATGTTGCCGAAGAACGTGCTGTTATTCAGGATCACGGTTCCGTTGTTGAAGATCGCCCCGCCGCTGCCAGACAGCGTATCCTCAGCGTCGGAATTGCCGAAAGCACCATTGCCGGTGAAGGCGCTGCTGTTCACAGTCAACGTTCCACCGTTGTAGATGGCTCCGCCGTCGGCGAAGATAGGGCTGCCGTTTGGTTTGTATTGCCCTGAGGCGTTATTGCCGGTGAAGATGCAATTGCTGATTGTGAGAGTGCCCTCGTTATCAATGCCGCCGCCGGAGCCAGCACTTCCGTTCGCAATCGCAAGTCCGGAAAGGATGACGGACCCTGGACCGCTGACAATCAAGATGCCCACCACGCCCGCGCCGGAGACGGTAACCACATTCGCTCCCGGTCCTTGAATCGTCATGCCTTGGCTTACGGTCAGCGGCGCTGTCAGGCTGATCGTGTTTTGGGCCGCGGAATTCGAGGACGCGAAGATCTTCGAATCGAAAGTGATCACGCCCCCGCTTGCATTGTTTACATAGGTGATCGCATCGCGCAGACTGCAAGCCTTGTCTGTCCCAATGCCCGGCTTGCTTTGAATCGTGCAATTGGCGGCATTGCCAGCG
Coding sequences within:
- a CDS encoding DNA-directed RNA polymerase subunit omega, yielding MRSELIFGALTHVSNRYQLCQLASKATRKLHKPNSRLQDTTNEVLYRFRNANPGMSAPITEPEAQPVEQRRAA
- the rho gene encoding transcription termination factor Rho, yielding MTIAELKEKNITELSRIARTLDIPGASGLRKQDLIFKILQAQSEKEGHIFAEGVLEILPDGYGFLRSPDYNYLPGPDDIYVSPSQIRKFDLKTGDTISGNVRPPHEGEKYFALVKIEAINFESPEETRNKILFDNLTPLYPQERIKMETVREQTSGRVMDLLTPVGKGQRGLIVAPPRTGKTMLLQSIANSVTTNHPEVVLIVLLIDERPEEVTDMQRSVKGEVISSTFDEPAARHVQVAEMVIEKAKRLVEHKRDVVILLDSITRLARAYNTIVPPSGKVLSGGVDSNALQRPKRFFGAARNIEEGGSLTIIATALVDTGSRMDEVIFEEFKGTGNMEVILDRKLVDKRVFPAIDIQRSGTRKEELLIPKEDLQRIWVLRKVLNPLSPVEAMELLVSRLEKVRNNAEFLQNMNHL
- a CDS encoding YifB family Mg chelatase-like AAA ATPase translates to MLAKVLSAAVYGIDANLIDVEVDLSGTIAEEDRFHTVGLPDAAVRESRDRVRAAMKNSGYLIPPTHITINLAPADIKKEGAGFDLPIAIAILSAYGALHLKDLSPFLLVGELGLDGSLRPVPGVLSIAVLARARGIANLILPAVNAAEAAVVEGVNVYPVATLAEVIELLNSTLMGEVQRQPFRVATDELLNELHHYAADFSDVRGQQTAKRALEVAAAGGHNILMIGPPGSGKTMLAKRLPSILTPLTFDEALETTKIHSVAGVLDAAQGLVAQRPFRAPHHTISDAGLIGGGAVPRPGEVSLAHNGLLFLDELPEFPRNVLEVMRQPLEDHTVTIARASMSLTFPARFMLAAAMNPCPCGYFNDKSRECNCTPPMIQRYVAKVSGPLLDRIDIHIEVPAVQYKELRGGAAAEGSAQIRDRVMRARERQRERFQEAGERIFANAQMGTRQIRAYCELGADAERLLERAMQQQGLSARAHDRILKVARTIADLEGAAGLAVSHLAEAIQYRTLDRSYWA
- a CDS encoding acyltransferase family protein; the encoded protein is MSKRIMQLDGLRAVAIIAVFLRHALDIRMLWMGVDIFFVLSGFLITGILLDMQKDNFKSFIAQFYARRVRRIVPPYLLLLLVASLVFGVYWMQHWYMFIGLTNYVGYFYKDRQLPAFSPLWSLGVEEQFYIVWPLAVFFLKPKRLPALLVAMIIAAPLLRGVLTPWTDHVPWNASRWFVYKSTPFRMDCLATGALITFLWRSHSEKIKKYGYLALILTILTPPLMIYLNKYHPGFSTADGTIRGNVITLEISLLAATGVFLWALGGRYTWILSTPPMLFLGRISYSFYLIHDGMLVLAERYLHQRYVIAVIAFAGSTLYATLSWYLMEKPLLHGGNRRVKAAEVEAALPTHTAVEAHSK